One window from the genome of Haloprofundus halobius encodes:
- a CDS encoding DNA mismatch repair protein: MRLQEYWGVGPKTSDRLQKALGVAAAVDAIESADVRALTEAGIPAGRATRILRRANGDAGMATLGTRDARSVYDELLSLAGEHAVTRHAGDRIRVLTPLPERSAREARLDEIEAAREAWAELDDAARDDVLAAFAAYDEAGGTERAAVETALALRDIGLDVGPFAPLADADEDALSEAVGALGYVEGDDVLEGADEKLDRLRERLEAAERLESGAFDLLETVREAGARNLDDFEHAVADYVAAETELSREDVLGAAADDPVDAADFVSTTLRTLAADLRERVDEREASVAADLRETIEAARDDIDAAVSAVEDSAFALSLARFADTHDLVRPELGGRDGQPFGVAAVDARHLFLDDDVQPVTYAVGHHTLSADPQPPADERVTVLTGANSGGKTTLLETLCQVALLAAMGLPVPATRAQVGDFDTVVFHRRHASFNAGVLESTLKSIVPPLSGEGRTLMLVDEFEAITEPGRAADLLGGLVGLTVDRNAVGVYVTHLADDLSPLPVAARIDGIFAEGLTPDLELRVDYQPRFGTVGKSTPEFIVSRLVANAKDNVERQGFQTLAAAVGEEAVQQTLSDARWRE; the protein is encoded by the coding sequence ATGCGACTGCAGGAGTACTGGGGAGTCGGACCGAAGACGAGCGACAGATTGCAAAAAGCGCTCGGCGTCGCCGCCGCCGTCGACGCCATCGAATCCGCCGACGTGCGGGCGTTGACCGAAGCAGGAATCCCCGCCGGACGCGCGACGCGCATCCTCCGGCGGGCCAACGGCGACGCCGGGATGGCGACGCTCGGGACGAGAGACGCCCGCTCCGTCTACGACGAGTTGCTCTCGCTGGCGGGCGAACACGCGGTGACGCGCCACGCAGGGGACCGAATCCGCGTGCTGACGCCGCTGCCGGAGCGCTCCGCCCGCGAGGCGCGACTCGACGAGATCGAGGCCGCCCGCGAGGCGTGGGCCGAGCTGGACGACGCCGCCCGAGACGACGTGCTCGCGGCGTTCGCCGCCTACGACGAGGCGGGCGGAACGGAACGCGCCGCCGTCGAAACCGCGCTTGCCTTGCGCGACATCGGCCTCGATGTGGGACCGTTCGCGCCGCTTGCCGACGCCGACGAGGACGCGCTCTCGGAGGCCGTGGGCGCGCTCGGCTACGTCGAGGGTGACGACGTGCTCGAAGGCGCGGACGAGAAACTCGACCGCCTCCGCGAGCGGCTGGAAGCCGCCGAGCGCCTCGAATCCGGCGCGTTCGACCTGCTCGAAACCGTGCGGGAGGCGGGCGCGCGTAACCTCGACGACTTCGAGCACGCGGTTGCGGACTACGTCGCCGCCGAGACCGAACTCTCGCGCGAGGACGTGCTCGGCGCGGCGGCGGACGACCCCGTCGACGCCGCGGATTTCGTCAGTACCACGCTCCGGACGCTCGCCGCGGACCTCCGCGAGCGGGTCGACGAGCGCGAGGCCAGCGTCGCCGCCGACCTCAGAGAGACCATCGAGGCCGCCCGCGACGACATCGACGCCGCCGTGAGCGCGGTCGAAGACAGCGCGTTCGCGCTCTCTTTGGCCCGCTTTGCCGACACACACGACCTCGTCCGACCGGAACTGGGCGGACGCGACGGCCAACCGTTCGGCGTCGCCGCCGTCGACGCGCGCCACCTCTTCTTGGACGACGACGTCCAACCCGTCACCTACGCCGTCGGCCACCACACGCTCTCGGCGGACCCGCAACCGCCCGCCGACGAGCGCGTGACCGTCCTGACGGGCGCGAACTCCGGCGGGAAGACGACGCTGTTGGAGACGCTGTGTCAGGTGGCACTGCTGGCCGCGATGGGCCTGCCCGTGCCGGCGACTCGCGCGCAGGTCGGCGACTTCGACACCGTCGTCTTCCACCGGCGGCACGCGAGTTTCAACGCCGGCGTCCTCGAATCGACGCTCAAATCCATCGTCCCGCCGCTGTCGGGCGAGGGGCGGACGCTGATGCTCGTCGACGAGTTCGAGGCCATCACCGAACCCGGGCGGGCGGCCGATTTGCTCGGTGGGCTCGTCGGCCTCACCGTCGACAGAAACGCCGTCGGCGTCTACGTCACGCACCTCGCCGACGACCTGAGTCCGCTACCGGTGGCGGCGCGCATCGACGGTATCTTCGCGGAAGGGTTGACGCCCGACCTGGAACTCCGCGTCGATTACCAACCGCGGTTCGGCACCGTCGGCAAGTCGACGCCGGAGTTCATCGTCTCCCGACTCGTCGCGAACGCGAAGGACAACGTCGAGCGACAGGGGTTTCAGACGCTCGCGGCGGCCGTCGGCGAGGAGGCGGTCCAGCAGACGCTGTCGGACGCGCGCTGGCGGGAGTGA
- a CDS encoding CRTAC1 family protein, which translates to MFEARSDLLADTPSFKGYGAAVTAGPQGSLTYVTSSSGANKLLQWDESEGDGGALVDIATGIIADKRRRGIAVAAADLDGDGREEVYVQNAGGYGRTDGALDRLFDCDGTEWTDAFSLDVNTGRSNRRNGWSVAAVDRHGTGRYGMLVAGNGSSMRCYELGDDREVTDMAESVGLDVAADVRALASGPLVTDRMDVFAATERGPNRLLRNDGGQFTDVATRSGVADASCDARCLSFVGAGTEPTGEFVCGNWEGPTRLFARSGDRFRDVAPPEFTQPTRTRSVVAADFDNDGSLELFVNALGAPNRLFTRSDGAWRRVSAGEALEPRGLGTSVTVADFDGDGTLELLVVHGEAGSQPLSLFAAPNDDDWLRAKPLTEAGAPARGATVTLETTDGTQSRLIDAGCGGHSQAEPVAHFGLGDAAPTRLITRWPDGRVRVVDDVTPRTERTVAHPSGG; encoded by the coding sequence GTGTTCGAGGCGCGTTCGGACCTGCTCGCTGACACCCCCTCGTTCAAGGGGTACGGCGCTGCGGTCACCGCCGGTCCCCAGGGGTCGCTCACGTACGTCACCTCTAGTAGCGGTGCGAACAAACTCCTCCAGTGGGACGAGAGCGAGGGAGACGGTGGCGCGCTCGTCGATATCGCCACCGGCATCATCGCCGACAAGCGGCGGCGCGGCATCGCCGTCGCGGCCGCCGACCTCGACGGCGACGGCCGCGAGGAGGTGTACGTCCAGAACGCCGGCGGCTACGGTCGGACCGACGGGGCCCTCGACCGCCTCTTCGACTGCGACGGCACGGAGTGGACGGACGCCTTCTCGCTCGACGTCAACACGGGTCGGAGTAACCGACGCAACGGCTGGTCGGTCGCGGCCGTCGACCGCCACGGTACCGGGCGCTACGGGATGCTCGTCGCGGGCAACGGGTCGTCGATGCGGTGTTACGAACTCGGCGACGACCGGGAGGTGACCGACATGGCCGAGTCGGTCGGGTTGGACGTCGCCGCCGACGTTCGAGCGCTCGCGAGCGGCCCGCTCGTCACCGATCGGATGGACGTGTTCGCGGCGACCGAACGCGGCCCGAACCGGCTGCTGCGAAACGATGGCGGCCAGTTCACGGACGTGGCTACCCGAAGCGGCGTCGCCGACGCCTCCTGCGACGCTCGCTGTCTCTCGTTCGTCGGTGCGGGGACGGAGCCGACCGGCGAGTTCGTCTGCGGCAACTGGGAGGGGCCGACCCGGCTGTTCGCGCGCTCCGGCGACCGCTTCCGCGACGTCGCCCCGCCAGAATTCACCCAGCCGACCCGTACTCGTTCAGTTGTCGCCGCCGATTTCGACAACGACGGGTCGCTCGAACTGTTCGTCAACGCCCTCGGTGCGCCGAACCGCCTGTTCACCCGAAGCGACGGCGCGTGGCGACGGGTCAGCGCGGGCGAAGCGCTCGAACCGAGAGGGCTGGGCACCAGCGTGACGGTCGCGGATTTCGACGGTGACGGCACCCTCGAACTGCTGGTCGTCCACGGTGAGGCCGGGTCGCAGCCGCTGTCGCTGTTCGCCGCGCCGAACGACGACGACTGGCTCAGAGCCAAACCGCTTACTGAGGCGGGCGCACCCGCCCGCGGCGCGACGGTCACGTTGGAGACGACCGACGGTACACAGTCGCGACTCATCGACGCGGGATGCGGTGGCCACAGCCAAGCGGAACCGGTCGCGCACTTCGGCCTCGGAGACGCGGCGCCGACGCGCCTGATCACGCGGTGGCCCGACGGCCGCGTCCGCGTCGTCGACGACGTGACGCCGCGGACCGAGCGGACGGTCGCCCACCCCTCGGGCGGGTGA
- a CDS encoding luciferase family protein, with translation MSSTTSTREQLVDRLTADASAWLGVGVSPHRFDGNEFTLGTREIGHVHRFGILDINYPKRLRDTLVDEGRTSEHHVVPDSGWTTFRIRTDADLDAARWLLRLSYLYHVATLRRRPEFAESLGEIDIDGELDSMTPSARVRAIFDAVLN, from the coding sequence ATGAGTTCGACCACATCCACACGAGAACAGCTCGTCGACCGACTCACCGCCGACGCCTCGGCGTGGCTCGGCGTTGGCGTCTCCCCGCACCGCTTCGACGGGAACGAGTTCACGCTCGGCACCCGTGAAATCGGGCACGTTCACCGATTCGGCATCCTCGACATCAACTACCCGAAACGGCTCCGTGACACGCTAGTCGACGAGGGCAGGACGAGCGAACATCACGTCGTCCCCGATTCGGGATGGACGACGTTCCGGATTCGGACCGACGCCGACCTTGACGCCGCTCGGTGGCTCCTTCGCCTCTCGTATCTCTACCACGTGGCGACGCTCCGGCGACGTCCTGAGTTCGCCGAGTCGCTCGGCGAGATAGATATTGACGGGGAACTCGATTCGATGACACCGAGTGCTCGCGTGAGAGCGATTTTCGACGCTGTGCTGAACTGA
- a CDS encoding threonine ammonia-lyase yields MTAYEPIESPDETTVFPYHDLTPPTLGDVFRARRVTDRHLPKTPLVRSQYLSGELDADVYLKRDDTLPTGAFKVRGGLNLCSQLDPEFHDRGLIAASTGNHGQSVAYAGRTFDIPVVIAVPGEPNEDKVEAIERFGAEVHRVGRDYDDAREWAEKQASEHGYRYVHSANEPLLIAGVGTAGLEVLDDRPDIDTVFCPIGGGSSASGYCLTVGDVADADVVGVQSSNADAMYRAWNEGHLDPQPSADTLAEGLQSRVPFALTSEILGEKLTDMLTVSDEAIRRAVRTMVEREHILLEGAGAASVAGALESADELAGKTVVLQLSGRNISRDKLDWALGADVDAGELDDE; encoded by the coding sequence ATGACTGCGTATGAGCCAATAGAATCACCTGACGAAACGACAGTATTTCCCTATCACGATCTCACACCACCAACACTCGGAGACGTCTTCAGAGCGCGACGAGTCACCGACCGCCACCTCCCGAAGACTCCGCTCGTCCGAAGCCAGTACCTCTCCGGTGAACTGGACGCAGACGTGTATCTGAAGCGGGACGATACTCTCCCGACGGGCGCCTTCAAAGTTCGAGGGGGCCTCAATCTGTGCTCCCAACTCGACCCCGAGTTCCACGACCGTGGGCTGATAGCGGCGAGTACGGGGAACCACGGCCAGTCCGTCGCCTACGCCGGACGGACGTTCGATATCCCCGTCGTGATCGCCGTTCCCGGAGAGCCGAACGAGGACAAAGTCGAGGCGATCGAGCGATTCGGCGCTGAGGTTCACAGGGTGGGGCGCGACTACGACGACGCCCGAGAGTGGGCCGAAAAACAGGCCAGCGAGCACGGGTATCGGTACGTCCACTCGGCCAACGAACCACTTCTCATCGCCGGCGTCGGGACGGCGGGACTGGAGGTTCTCGACGACCGTCCGGACATCGACACCGTCTTCTGTCCCATCGGCGGGGGGAGTAGTGCGTCGGGGTACTGTCTGACCGTCGGTGACGTGGCGGACGCGGACGTCGTCGGTGTCCAGTCGTCTAACGCGGACGCGATGTACCGAGCGTGGAACGAGGGGCACCTCGATCCTCAGCCGAGCGCGGACACCCTCGCGGAGGGACTCCAGTCGCGCGTGCCGTTCGCGTTGACCTCCGAGATTCTCGGCGAGAAGCTAACGGACATGTTGACCGTCTCTGACGAAGCGATACGGAGGGCCGTCCGAACCATGGTCGAACGAGAGCATATCCTCCTCGAGGGTGCTGGGGCCGCAAGTGTCGCGGGAGCGTTGGAATCAGCCGACGAACTCGCCGGGAAGACGGTCGTCCTCCAACTGTCCGGCCGAAACATCTCCAGAGATAAGTTAGATTGGGCGCTCGGCGCCGACGTTGACGCTGGGGAACTCGACGATGAGTGA
- a CDS encoding amidohydrolase has translation MSDESVRDRLRELRRQFHRYPEPAWCEYYTTSRIVDEVERIGVDRLHIGAEAYASEHRMALPDSATLQEWHDSAADAGARPDVLESTDGGHTGAIAVLEKGTDGPTVALRVDIDALPQREADDSEHVPSVEGFRSTNEGVMHACGHDAHITIGLGVFEAVKRSDEFDGTFKLVFQPAEERAGGGKPMALSRHTDDIDYFLGLHVGLGHPTGDVVGGIVKPLAVANFEARFHGESAHSGKNPNRGRNAMQAASTAVQNLYSIPRHADGMTRINVGRIDGGTAQNIIAEEVRIEGEVRGETNELLGFLHGETERIIDAAAEMHSCVGEFEVTGEAPRADSDLEFSRTIADVARKHGSVTNVTETSEFGASEDATYLMKAVEEQGGTVSYAIVGTDHPAPHHSSRFDVDERSLAIGVEVISETVTTLSS, from the coding sequence ATGAGTGACGAGTCCGTTCGGGACCGATTGCGTGAGCTTCGCCGGCAGTTCCACCGGTACCCGGAGCCCGCGTGGTGTGAGTACTACACGACGAGTCGCATCGTCGACGAGGTAGAACGAATCGGCGTCGACCGACTCCATATCGGAGCGGAGGCGTACGCGAGCGAACATCGGATGGCCCTTCCGGACAGCGCGACGCTCCAGGAGTGGCACGACAGTGCCGCAGACGCCGGAGCACGGCCGGACGTCCTGGAATCGACAGATGGCGGACACACCGGGGCCATCGCGGTCCTCGAGAAGGGGACTGACGGCCCGACGGTCGCTCTCCGCGTCGATATCGACGCGCTCCCTCAACGGGAAGCGGACGATTCGGAACACGTACCCTCCGTCGAGGGGTTTCGGTCGACGAACGAAGGCGTGATGCACGCCTGTGGTCACGACGCGCATATTACGATCGGGCTCGGCGTGTTCGAAGCCGTGAAGCGGAGCGACGAGTTCGACGGGACGTTCAAGCTCGTCTTCCAGCCTGCCGAGGAGCGCGCCGGCGGTGGAAAACCGATGGCGCTCTCTCGGCACACCGACGACATCGACTACTTCCTCGGGCTCCACGTCGGTCTGGGTCACCCGACGGGAGACGTCGTCGGTGGAATCGTGAAACCGCTCGCCGTCGCGAACTTCGAGGCTCGATTCCACGGCGAGTCCGCCCACTCGGGGAAGAATCCGAATCGGGGGCGCAACGCCATGCAAGCGGCGTCGACAGCCGTCCAGAACCTGTACTCGATACCCCGTCACGCCGACGGGATGACCCGAATCAACGTCGGCCGTATCGACGGCGGAACTGCGCAGAACATCATCGCGGAGGAGGTGCGTATCGAAGGCGAAGTCCGGGGGGAAACGAACGAACTCCTCGGGTTCCTGCACGGGGAGACAGAACGGATCATCGACGCGGCCGCCGAAATGCACTCCTGCGTCGGCGAGTTCGAGGTCACGGGCGAAGCGCCGCGAGCCGACAGCGACCTCGAGTTCAGCAGGACTATCGCCGACGTCGCACGGAAACATGGTTCTGTCACGAACGTCACGGAGACGAGTGAGTTCGGAGCGAGCGAGGACGCCACATACCTCATGAAGGCAGTCGAGGAACAGGGTGGGACGGTCTCGTACGCAATCGTCGGTACCGACCACCCTGCACCACATCACTCGAGCAGGTTCGACGTCGACGAACGAAGTTTGGCCATCGGTGTGGAGGTCATCTCCGAGACGGTGACGACGCTCAGTTCCTGA
- a CDS encoding ester cyclase: MAILDENKETVRRYYKEVVEAGHTELLTELIAEDVVNHNPLSDESLTAEEARGFEGFRRHVEVFQEAFPDRTFSIEDLIAEGDSVSARLRFEGTHEGRFAGIEPTGNRISGSSMAFYRIEDGKIVERWYETDNLELFKQLDAIERHAQ, encoded by the coding sequence GTGGCTATTTTAGACGAGAACAAAGAAACTGTCCGCCGGTACTACAAAGAGGTCGTGGAAGCCGGCCATACGGAACTGCTCACCGAACTGATCGCCGAGGACGTCGTCAACCACAATCCGTTATCCGACGAGTCGCTCACAGCCGAGGAGGCGCGGGGATTCGAGGGGTTCCGCCGCCACGTTGAGGTATTTCAGGAGGCCTTCCCCGACAGAACGTTCAGTATCGAGGACCTGATCGCCGAGGGAGATAGCGTTTCGGCCCGGCTCAGGTTCGAAGGAACGCACGAAGGACGGTTCGCTGGAATCGAACCCACCGGGAACCGGATATCGGGGTCCTCAATGGCGTTTTACCGCATCGAAGACGGGAAGATCGTCGAACGGTGGTACGAGACTGACAATTTGGAGTTGTTCAAGCAACTGGACGCCATCGAACGACACGCCCAGTAA
- a CDS encoding DUF7511 domain-containing protein codes for MLSPGYGAPFHEPAHERRPVRRFSRTRLPAGRPRVRLHSVTVRYENAPDRCTIYPRDTPAEERVTVWLTADLSAFVGLEARR; via the coding sequence ATCCTCTCACCCGGTTACGGGGCACCTTTTCATGAGCCTGCACACGAGCGACGACCTGTCCGACGTTTCTCCCGCACACGACTCCCGGCTGGACGGCCGCGCGTTCGGCTCCACAGCGTCACGGTTCGGTACGAGAACGCTCCCGATCGGTGTACCATCTATCCCCGGGATACGCCCGCCGAAGAACGGGTAACCGTCTGGCTCACCGCCGACCTCAGCGCGTTCGTCGGTCTCGAAGCGAGGCGGTAA
- a CDS encoding ATP-dependent DNA helicase, translated as MTWREVFGHDEPYPEQADGIETAVETAVDGGFTVVEGACGTGKTMLALTAGIDRVRDPDSPYERVVVLTSVKQQLRQFEDDLRTINANLPDEWRPVSGLTLVGKSDVCPYSRERVAGVDDSNVYERCEGLRERTRNLASESGPTTASALTGEARRAQTGLADTGAGGPSYLQAAGEPTPYLPEMPEHGDTEFCPFYAQFLDDLPEDGDPVEAVPFDFEDAGLLEPSDLVSLSAGFGTCPHSTMGAVLPHVEVVLGNYYHAFDPTTVATFTGPLVDETTFLVCDEAHMLEPRVRDLVSSGVGDRSLRDAENEVTRVIQPVEFDEAGQEMRGSTADADLVRGELKKSDVTLRELKETRNFLRDLREELDRRVTAHLDGEVPDWRADLTRLDDAEIPLRDPEEPGVDEITEWAEEAGYDGGTWVRAQTVGAVVGRILNSAEEDDKQRAAPGVGRVLGEWYRCDHERYFRELELERTWDEMEPPDSWRRAYNARLALYNCVPSDAIGDRLAEFGGGVLMSATLAPMDIFRTVSGLDALADSGRPVEERTYGLTFPEANRASFAVDAPKFTYANRGAPDEENPTRQAYADAVSEVARSPGNVLVGMPSYGEAEWMAGVLERRVDKPVLLDESSDDGTTESLKAEFFGGEGKVLVTSLRGTLTEGVDYRGDRLSAAVVCGVPLVNTSSPRTKAVKTAYDRAFDGSGFETALTVPAVRKARQAIGRVIRGDDEVGVRVFVDARYARESWNGVREYFPDYEREEFQPVSPDMLGFGLERFWSSR; from the coding sequence GTGACCTGGCGCGAGGTGTTCGGACACGACGAGCCGTATCCCGAGCAGGCCGACGGTATCGAGACGGCCGTCGAGACGGCCGTCGACGGCGGGTTCACCGTCGTCGAAGGTGCCTGCGGAACTGGCAAGACGATGCTCGCGCTGACCGCCGGTATCGACCGAGTCCGGGACCCGGACTCGCCGTACGAACGCGTCGTCGTCCTCACCAGCGTCAAACAGCAACTCCGACAATTCGAAGACGACCTCCGGACCATCAACGCGAACCTCCCCGACGAGTGGCGGCCCGTCTCGGGGCTGACGCTCGTCGGCAAGTCCGACGTCTGCCCCTACAGCCGCGAGCGCGTCGCCGGCGTCGACGATTCGAACGTCTACGAGCGCTGCGAGGGCTTGCGCGAACGGACGAGAAACCTCGCGAGCGAGAGCGGGCCGACCACCGCGTCGGCGCTGACAGGCGAGGCGCGACGCGCCCAGACCGGCCTCGCCGACACCGGCGCGGGCGGTCCCTCCTACCTCCAGGCGGCGGGCGAACCGACGCCGTACCTCCCTGAGATGCCCGAGCACGGCGACACCGAGTTCTGCCCCTTCTACGCGCAGTTCCTCGACGACCTGCCCGAGGACGGCGACCCAGTCGAGGCAGTACCGTTCGACTTCGAGGACGCCGGACTGCTGGAACCCTCGGACCTCGTCTCGCTCTCGGCGGGCTTTGGCACCTGCCCTCACTCGACGATGGGTGCGGTACTTCCCCACGTGGAGGTCGTTCTCGGTAACTACTACCACGCGTTCGACCCGACGACGGTAGCGACCTTCACGGGCCCGTTGGTCGACGAGACGACGTTTCTCGTCTGCGACGAGGCGCACATGCTCGAACCCCGCGTCCGCGACCTGGTGAGTTCCGGCGTCGGCGACCGGAGCCTCCGCGACGCCGAGAACGAGGTGACGCGCGTCATCCAACCCGTCGAGTTCGACGAGGCCGGACAGGAGATGCGCGGGTCGACCGCCGACGCCGACCTCGTCCGCGGCGAACTGAAGAAGAGCGACGTGACGCTCCGCGAACTGAAGGAGACGCGCAACTTCCTCCGCGACCTCCGCGAGGAACTCGACCGCCGGGTAACCGCCCACCTTGACGGCGAGGTACCGGATTGGAGAGCGGACCTCACGAGACTGGACGACGCCGAAATCCCGCTCCGGGACCCCGAGGAACCCGGGGTCGACGAGATAACCGAGTGGGCCGAGGAGGCCGGATACGACGGCGGGACGTGGGTGCGCGCTCAGACGGTGGGAGCGGTCGTCGGTCGTATCCTGAACTCGGCGGAGGAGGACGACAAACAGCGGGCCGCGCCGGGCGTCGGCCGCGTGCTCGGCGAGTGGTACCGCTGCGACCACGAGCGCTACTTCCGCGAACTCGAACTGGAGCGGACGTGGGACGAGATGGAGCCACCGGACTCGTGGCGACGGGCGTACAACGCGCGCCTCGCGCTCTACAACTGCGTTCCCTCCGACGCCATCGGCGACCGCCTCGCCGAGTTCGGCGGCGGCGTGCTGATGAGCGCGACGCTCGCACCGATGGATATCTTCCGGACCGTCTCGGGACTCGACGCGCTCGCCGACTCGGGTCGGCCGGTCGAGGAGCGAACGTACGGGCTGACGTTCCCCGAGGCGAACCGTGCGAGTTTCGCCGTCGACGCACCGAAGTTCACCTACGCGAACCGCGGCGCACCGGACGAAGAGAACCCCACGCGGCAGGCGTACGCGGACGCCGTCTCGGAGGTCGCACGGTCGCCCGGCAACGTCCTCGTCGGGATGCCGAGTTACGGCGAGGCCGAGTGGATGGCCGGGGTGCTCGAACGCCGCGTTGACAAGCCCGTTCTCCTCGACGAGTCGAGCGACGACGGGACGACCGAGTCGCTGAAAGCCGAGTTCTTCGGCGGCGAGGGGAAGGTGCTCGTCACGAGTCTGCGAGGGACGTTGACCGAGGGCGTCGACTACCGAGGCGACCGCCTCTCGGCGGCGGTCGTCTGCGGCGTCCCGCTCGTCAACACGTCGAGCCCTCGGACGAAGGCGGTGAAGACGGCGTACGACCGCGCCTTCGACGGGTCGGGCTTCGAGACGGCACTGACGGTGCCGGCGGTCAGAAAAGCGCGGCAGGCAATCGGCCGCGTCATCCGCGGCGACGACGAGGTGGGGGTGCGCGTCTTCGTCGACGCGCGCTACGCTCGCGAGTCGTGGAACGGCGTGCGGGAGTACTTCCCCGACTACGAGCGCGAGGAGTTCCAGCCGGTAAGCCCGGACATGCTCGGCTTCGGACTGGAGCGGTTCTGGTCGAGTCGCTGA
- a CDS encoding N-acyl homoserine lactonase family protein yields MVDASIHLLDRGRVRADTNYVVDGYAMGRADNPNPDHEMTEFVVWNAVVDHPEATVLWDTGSHPEAGDGYWPAPLYGAFEHHDAAEHDLESDLDAAGYALSDIDAVVMSHLHLDHAGGLYNFAGTDVPVYVHEEELKFAYYSAKTTEGSIAYLASDFDYDLNWEIVHRHRTTLFEGFELLHLPGHTPGVMGAKIDLPDETVLIAGDECYVDANYTDEVPLGPGLLWSERDWFDSLQLLKELQRRHDADVLYGHDLERFESFGGGWNR; encoded by the coding sequence ATGGTTGACGCCAGCATCCACCTGCTCGACCGGGGGCGCGTCCGCGCGGACACGAACTACGTCGTCGACGGCTACGCGATGGGACGCGCCGACAACCCGAACCCCGACCACGAGATGACCGAGTTCGTCGTCTGGAACGCCGTCGTCGACCACCCCGAGGCGACGGTGCTGTGGGACACCGGGTCGCACCCCGAGGCTGGCGACGGCTACTGGCCCGCGCCGCTGTACGGGGCGTTCGAACACCACGACGCCGCAGAGCACGATCTCGAATCCGACCTCGACGCCGCCGGCTACGCGCTCTCGGACATCGACGCCGTCGTGATGAGCCACCTCCACCTCGACCACGCGGGCGGCCTGTACAACTTCGCGGGTACCGACGTTCCGGTATACGTCCACGAGGAGGAACTGAAGTTCGCCTACTACAGCGCGAAGACGACGGAGGGCTCTATCGCCTATCTCGCCTCGGACTTCGACTACGACCTCAACTGGGAGATCGTTCACCGCCACCGCACCACCTTGTTCGAGGGTTTCGAACTGCTCCACCTCCCCGGCCACACGCCCGGCGTGATGGGCGCGAAGATAGACCTCCCCGACGAAACAGTACTCATCGCGGGCGACGAGTGTTACGTCGACGCCAACTACACCGACGAAGTCCCGCTCGGTCCGGGCTTGCTGTGGAGCGAGCGCGACTGGTTCGACAGCCTCCAACTCCTCAAGGAACTCCAGCGTCGCCACGACGCGGACGTGCTGTACGGCCACGACCTCGAACGGTTCGAGTCGTTCGGCGGCGGGTGGAACCGATAG
- a CDS encoding UPF0058 family protein, which produces MKKQELVQFHSLLVLLGQEYVRRGAATRADFEPYRELGVTPMSLQASRADHEEAVTTLAHILASLSVSDATRESTVAFD; this is translated from the coding sequence ATGAAAAAGCAGGAACTCGTCCAGTTCCACTCCCTGCTCGTCCTCCTCGGCCAAGAGTACGTCCGACGTGGCGCAGCGACGCGAGCGGACTTCGAACCGTACCGCGAACTCGGCGTGACGCCGATGTCGCTGCAGGCGTCGCGCGCCGACCACGAGGAGGCGGTGACGACGCTAGCGCACATTCTCGCCTCGCTCTCGGTGTCGGACGCGACGAGAGAATCGACCGTCGCGTTCGACTGA
- a CDS encoding DUF7576 family protein, whose translation MTYSDDMVEPTSPLGDDVDEETAPECANCGETILQSSTHRVVAWVEESEVQHRHFCGDDCREAYDVD comes from the coding sequence GTGACCTACAGCGACGACATGGTCGAACCCACTTCGCCGCTCGGCGACGACGTAGACGAGGAGACCGCCCCCGAGTGTGCGAACTGCGGCGAAACGATTCTCCAGTCGTCGACGCACCGCGTCGTCGCGTGGGTCGAAGAGAGCGAGGTCCAGCATCGCCACTTCTGTGGCGACGACTGCCGCGAAGCGTACGACGTCGACTGA